The genome window GGCAAGCGCGCACAAACGGGGCCAGGAGCGGAATACGTCCTCTTCATTATACGTTGTCACGCTCAACCGGACCGTCAATACGCGCCCCATGGCCTAGTCCTCTTCGCGCCATTCGGTCTGCACGCGCATGACCACATCCTCGATGGCGCTGACCATATCCGGCGGGCACACGCCGATGAGGGGCTGTCCCGCGTCCATGTTCTCGTTGCGCGAGAAATACACCGCGTAGATGACGCCTTCCGGCCCGGTGTACGCGAGGGGACTTTCGCGCTTCATGCGCGACATGATGAAAAGGTCCATGCCGTCATAGACGGAAATGGCCTTGGGGCCGGACACGTTGATCTTCACGTCCACGGTCGGGATAAAGTAATATTTCGCCCGTTCCGGGGCCGGAAAAAGGTGCAGCGCTTTTTTCAGAATGGCGGAGAGCACTTCCTCGCGGGAGAGGTAGTGGCGCAGCTTCATAAGCTCCGTTCCCGCCTGGACGAAGGTTCCGGTCAATTCTTCGTGAACGAGTGTCACTTCGCCCTTTTCCGTCGCGTAAATGGGTTTGGGGTTGCGCTCGCGTTCCAGCGTCGCCAGGAGCGTGCCCTCTTTTTCCTTGTACTGGCCGGAAGGCCCCATGACTTTCGTCCCGGCCTTGATGGCCGGAAACGTCAAAATACCGCTGTGCGGCGCGGTAACCGTGATTTCCGCATAGGGGGAAGCCTGTATTTCTTCAAGCAGCTTGCTTACGTCCAACATGGTGTATCCTGTGCGCCTCACGGGGAGGCATTGAGTCTATCGGTAATACAGGTTCCGGCCGCCCATGGTGTGCAGCGCCTGGGTCAGGTTGAAGCGCGCTTCCCGGCGGTCCCAGATGCCCTGGATATGCCCGCGGGCCAGAGCCTTGTACACGTTATGGTAATGGGGCGGCAGCACCATGCCCGTCGTTTCCGTGATGACGCCCGGACCGGCAAAGCCGACGTTGGCCGAGCGGATGCCGAACTGGTACGGCGAGCAGCCGAGGAAGCTCGCAATGGGACCGGCGTAGGAATTGGTGTCGTACATGACGACGTACAAGCCCCCGGCATCGATGTAGCGGCGGACGGCCATGGTGCAGCGCGGCATCTGGATGACGCCGTTGGTGCCTTCCTGGATGCGGATGCCCGCCGTGCCGTGCACGTAGGCGATGAAGGGGTAGCGTTTCCTTCTGGCCCGGGCCGCCGCGCGCAGGAATTTTTCGCCTTCGGCCGCGCCCACGGTGCCGCCGCGGAAGTTGGCCATCAACATGGCGACGACCACGCGGATGCCGTTGATGCGCGCTTCAAAGGTCATGCAGCCGGACTTGTGCCCGGTGGCCTTTTTCGCCTGTTCCAGCTTCAGGTCAAAGCCGGGCATATCCAGGGGGTTGCCCGCCTCGATCTGGGCGTTGAACTCATGGATGGAACCCGGATCGAACACGTTGCTGAGGTACCACTCGTACTCCATGGGGAAATGGTGCCCGCAGTTGGGGCAAACCCCGGCGAATTCGCCGTACAGGT of uncultured delta proteobacterium contains these proteins:
- a CDS encoding conserved hypothetical protein (Evidence 4 : Homologs of previously reported genes of unknown function), coding for MLDVSKLLEEIQASPYAEITVTAPHSGILTFPAIKAGTKVMGPSGQYKEKEGTLLATLERERNPKPIYATEKGEVTLVHEELTGTFVQAGTELMKLRHYLSREEVLSAILKKALHLFPAPERAKYYFIPTVDVKINVSGPKAISVYDGMDLFIMSRMKRESPLAYTGPEGVIYAVYFSRNENMDAGQPLIGVCPPDMVSAIEDVVMRVQTEWREED